AAAATCGCTCCGGAGGATGTGTTTCCCGATGAAAATTTAAGAAAAAAAATAAGAGAGACAATAAACAGACGCTTAAAAGGAGAGGTCTTTCACACTCCTTATCCTCCTCTTGAAATAGTCACTAAAAATAAAAAAAGAACTTATATAAAGTTTTTGTCTCAAACAGTCGAATACGAAGGAAAATATGCCGGTTTGGCTATTGCTTTGAATGTTAGCGAGGATGTGAAAAAAAACTTTTTAATCGATATTTTGAAAGATATCAACCAGACGATAATTACAAAAGAGAGCGAAAAAGAGATTTTTGAAAACATAGCCGAAAATATTCTATAAAAAAGGCGCTTTTGAGTGCGTGTGTATTTCTATTCGTAATGAAGAAACTAATATGATGGAGCCTAAGTATTGCCGGGGGAATTTTGATGAAAAGTTGTCTTTAAAAATAAGAGAAAATCTAAAAGCAGATGAAAAATACAAAAATCGATGTAGTGCTGTAAAATATCTGCTTGATGATGAATTTTTGGTGATAAATTCTATTG
This window of the Caminibacter pacificus genome carries:
- a CDS encoding PAS domain-containing protein, which produces MKIEDYLKLFEENPYVSVILYREKIIYANKTFCDLIGMSKEEIIKIAPEDVFPDENLRKKIRETINRRLKGEVFHTPYPPLEIVTKNKKRTYIKFLSQTVEYEGKYAGLAIALNVSEDVKKNFLIDILKDINQTIITKESEKEIFENIAENIL